One part of the Acidobacteriota bacterium genome encodes these proteins:
- a CDS encoding P1 family peptidase, with translation MTTRGLTAIDGLVVGHHTLESRPTGCTVILAEGGATAAVDVRGASPGTRETALLDPTNRVQQVHAIVLSGGSAFGLAAADGVMRYLDERGVGFPTRGGPVPIVPAAILFDLTLGDGTIRPDAECGYRAAQTATGDGVAEGSVGAGAGATVGKLGGPGRAMKGGIGTALIELPDGVRVAALMAVNAVGDIHDPETGALIAGVRTRDGRTLEGAGSLLRQTPSAAPRGENTTIGVVATNVPLTQAQLGVVARMAHDGLARVVRPAHTPVDGDTIFALSTDSIDSGDWTTDIGRLRIGALAAEVTAEAIVRAVREATGVPGYPAARDLIDDAKEDGR, from the coding sequence ATGACGACACGCGGCCTGACCGCCATTGACGGCCTCGTTGTAGGCCACCACACGCTCGAATCCCGGCCGACCGGCTGCACGGTCATTTTGGCCGAGGGAGGTGCGACGGCGGCCGTCGATGTCCGGGGCGCCTCCCCGGGTACTCGCGAAACCGCGCTGCTGGATCCCACCAACCGGGTGCAACAGGTGCATGCCATTGTCCTCTCCGGCGGCAGTGCGTTCGGACTCGCCGCTGCGGACGGCGTCATGCGCTATCTCGACGAGCGCGGTGTGGGGTTTCCGACGCGCGGCGGCCCCGTACCGATCGTGCCCGCCGCCATTCTGTTCGATCTGACGTTGGGTGACGGTACCATCCGTCCCGACGCGGAATGCGGTTACCGCGCGGCCCAGACGGCCACGGGCGACGGCGTTGCCGAAGGCAGCGTCGGAGCCGGCGCCGGCGCCACCGTCGGCAAGCTCGGAGGGCCGGGGCGCGCGATGAAGGGTGGAATCGGCACCGCGTTAATCGAGTTGCCGGACGGTGTCCGCGTAGCAGCGCTGATGGCGGTCAACGCCGTGGGAGACATCCACGATCCGGAAACCGGCGCACTGATTGCCGGGGTCCGGACTCGGGATGGTCGCACCCTGGAAGGAGCGGGCAGCCTGCTCCGCCAGACTCCCTCCGCGGCGCCCCGCGGCGAGAACACGACGATCGGCGTCGTGGCTACCAACGTGCCCCTCACGCAGGCCCAACTGGGCGTCGTCGCCCGAATGGCCCACGACGGTCTGGCGCGGGTCGTCCGTCCGGCGCACACGCCGGTCGACGGCGACACGATCTTCGCGCTCTCCACCGACTCCATCGATTCCGGTGACTGGACAACCGACATTGGACGGCTTCGGATCGGCGCGCTGGCCGCCGAGGTTACGGCCGAGGCAATCGTCCGCGCAGTGCGCGAGGCGACAGGAGTGCCGGGCTATCCGGCGGCGCGTGATTTGATCGACGACGCGAAGGAGGACGGACGATGA
- a CDS encoding FtsX-like permease family protein, producing the protein MRFILRMSLRELRASWRRLIFFFLCVAIGVGGIVTLRSLVQNVRTALAGEARSLTGGDVYVRTEQPWTEEILARIEARADAIPGSARMETIDTITVARLPEGRGLQTKVVEVRGVEAAFPFYGRFVLQSGAEYSSALLRDGGILVGRELLPQLDVAVGDEIVIGDRAFTIRDAIISEPGRQLGGFSFGPRVLVDLAELEATGLVGFASRAERQVLIRVPEPAIEPLVDTLREDLQDAFVRLGSYRRTEDRIERNFSRAENYLSLIGFVVVILGGIGVWSVTRVFVQQRLRSAAILKCLGATHGRVLAIYVVQVALLGLGGALLGVVVAQGAIWSLPASLTEQAAAITGSDSIAPGLTWSAAVQGVAVGVIVAMLFALVPLLETRHAKPLLLLRPGETPNPPGRDPLRLVAIGVAVTGLVLSAAWQAASLEVGAWVAGGFIVVAAALHLVSRGLIRAVRPLETSTWFPLRHAARSLRRPGNQTRVVLLAVGLGSFFIIGVHAVQENLLTAFSLELRDDMPDMFLIDIQQDQVAGITRVLEAAPLGPDGTDPVPALLPVLRARVTGVSGSQTNIEGRRAIRRAGLGREYTVTYRARMAENERIVAGRFWDDAPPADPDGPLEVSVEDSVIERGVQLGDTIRFDLLGRPIEARVTSVREVDWDDSRSGGFIFVFRPGAFADAPHSYIAFLRGPAGTEARGAMQRELVSQFPNVSVIDGLEILRTFRRVLDYVILAVTAVGAIALFAGVLILIGSVAMTRFQRLYDAAVFRTLGANTRALTSMYILEYGVLGLLAGLIGSVGALGLTWVLTRQVLEVAWTPTPAINVIGLMLTASAVLVVGVAASASVLRQKPLLTLRAE; encoded by the coding sequence ATGCGATTCATCCTGCGCATGTCGCTCCGTGAACTGCGCGCGTCGTGGCGCCGGCTCATCTTCTTCTTCCTGTGCGTCGCTATCGGTGTCGGTGGCATCGTCACGCTGCGCTCTCTCGTGCAGAACGTCCGGACCGCCCTTGCCGGCGAGGCGCGCAGTCTGACCGGGGGCGATGTCTACGTCCGGACGGAACAGCCGTGGACGGAAGAAATCCTGGCCCGGATTGAAGCGCGGGCCGACGCCATTCCCGGCTCGGCCAGGATGGAGACGATCGACACGATCACCGTGGCGCGCCTGCCGGAAGGGCGGGGGTTGCAGACAAAGGTGGTCGAAGTGCGGGGAGTCGAGGCCGCGTTCCCCTTTTACGGGCGGTTCGTGCTCCAGAGCGGGGCCGAGTACTCGTCCGCATTGCTGCGTGACGGCGGCATCCTCGTCGGGCGCGAATTGCTTCCGCAACTGGACGTTGCGGTAGGCGACGAGATCGTGATTGGCGACCGGGCATTCACTATCCGGGACGCGATCATCAGTGAGCCGGGCCGCCAGTTGGGCGGGTTCAGCTTCGGCCCGCGCGTCCTCGTCGACCTCGCGGAACTGGAGGCAACCGGCCTCGTCGGTTTCGCCAGCCGAGCGGAGCGTCAGGTACTCATCCGCGTCCCGGAACCGGCGATCGAACCGCTCGTTGATACCTTGCGTGAAGATCTTCAGGATGCCTTCGTCCGGCTCGGGTCGTACCGCCGCACGGAGGATCGGATCGAGCGGAACTTCAGCCGAGCCGAGAACTACCTCAGCCTGATCGGCTTCGTCGTCGTCATCCTTGGCGGCATCGGCGTCTGGAGCGTGACGCGGGTCTTCGTGCAGCAGCGGCTTCGGAGCGCCGCCATCCTGAAGTGTCTCGGCGCCACGCACGGCCGCGTCCTGGCCATCTACGTCGTGCAGGTGGCCCTGCTCGGCCTGGGTGGGGCGTTGCTGGGTGTCGTGGTGGCACAGGGCGCGATCTGGTCGCTGCCGGCTTCCCTGACCGAGCAGGCGGCAGCCATCACTGGATCCGACAGCATCGCGCCGGGGCTTACGTGGTCAGCCGCCGTGCAGGGCGTCGCCGTGGGCGTTATCGTGGCGATGCTCTTTGCCCTGGTGCCGCTGCTCGAGACACGGCATGCCAAGCCGCTGCTGCTGCTGCGACCGGGCGAGACGCCGAACCCGCCGGGACGCGACCCCCTGCGCCTTGTTGCGATCGGCGTCGCCGTGACGGGTCTCGTCCTGTCGGCGGCGTGGCAAGCCGCCTCGCTCGAGGTCGGGGCGTGGGTGGCGGGTGGATTCATCGTGGTTGCTGCCGCCCTGCATCTGGTGAGTCGCGGCCTCATTCGCGCCGTCCGTCCGCTCGAGACGTCGACCTGGTTTCCCCTGCGGCATGCGGCGCGCAGCCTGCGGCGGCCGGGCAACCAGACGCGGGTTGTCCTGCTCGCGGTGGGTCTCGGGAGCTTCTTCATCATCGGTGTCCACGCCGTCCAGGAGAACCTGCTGACCGCCTTCTCGCTCGAGTTGCGGGACGATATGCCCGACATGTTCCTGATCGACATTCAACAGGATCAGGTGGCGGGTATCACGCGGGTGCTGGAGGCGGCCCCGCTCGGCCCGGACGGCACGGATCCAGTACCCGCACTGCTTCCCGTGCTGCGCGCCCGAGTCACCGGTGTGAGCGGCTCGCAGACCAACATCGAGGGGCGCCGCGCCATCCGCCGCGCCGGGCTTGGCCGCGAGTACACCGTGACCTACCGGGCCCGGATGGCCGAGAACGAACGGATTGTGGCGGGGAGATTCTGGGACGACGCTCCGCCCGCCGATCCGGACGGGCCTTTGGAGGTGTCGGTCGAGGACAGCGTGATCGAACGCGGGGTTCAGCTGGGCGACACAATCCGTTTCGACCTGTTGGGCCGTCCCATCGAAGCGCGGGTAACCAGCGTCCGGGAAGTCGACTGGGATGACTCACGGAGCGGCGGCTTCATCTTCGTGTTTCGCCCCGGAGCGTTCGCCGACGCGCCGCATTCCTATATCGCGTTCCTGCGGGGTCCGGCCGGTACGGAGGCGCGCGGCGCGATGCAGCGGGAGCTCGTGAGTCAGTTCCCGAACGTCTCGGTGATCGACGGTCTGGAGATTCTCCGGACTTTCCGCCGCGTGCTTGATTACGTGATCCTCGCGGTGACGGCGGTGGGCGCCATCGCGCTCTTTGCCGGCGTGCTGATCCTGATCGGGTCGGTAGCCATGACCCGGTTCCAGCGACTGTATGACGCTGCCGTCTTCCGTACCCTCGGCGCCAACACGCGCGCCCTGACGTCCATGTACATCCTGGAGTACGGTGTGCTCGGCCTGCTGGCCGGTCTGATCGGATCGGTCGGCGCGCTCGGTCTGACGTGGGTTCTCACTCGGCAGGTCCTCGAGGTGGCCTGGACACCCACCCCGGCAATCAACGTTATCGGCCTGATGTTGACGGCGTCGGCGGTGTTGGTGGTGGGAGTCGCGGCAAGCGCCAGCGTCCTGAGGCAGAAACCGCTGCTGACGCTGCGTGCCGAGTAA
- a CDS encoding ABC transporter ATP-binding protein — protein MIELRGVSKTVRSGDKPLTILHPLDLAVPAGQLLSVVGPSGSGKSTLLGLIAGLDMPSTGEIVIDGTTITSLDEDRLARFRGGRIGFVFQFFHLLPSLSALENIVVPLEIAGAADAWSKGRALLEEVGLTDRGHHYPSQLSGGEQQRVAIARALANDPPLLLADEPTGNLDSTNGRHVVDLLIEVNRSRGTTIVLVTHDRALAGRTDVTLEMLDGRTAVRDPEPDSAPAPAAAAGG, from the coding sequence ATGATCGAGCTGCGCGGGGTTTCGAAGACCGTCCGGAGCGGAGACAAGCCGCTGACAATCCTGCATCCGCTCGACCTCGCCGTGCCGGCGGGGCAGTTGCTCTCGGTCGTCGGCCCTTCGGGCAGTGGGAAGTCCACGCTTCTCGGCCTCATCGCCGGCCTGGACATGCCGTCGACAGGCGAGATTGTTATCGACGGCACGACGATCACGTCGCTCGACGAAGATCGTCTGGCCCGTTTCCGTGGCGGCCGGATTGGCTTCGTCTTCCAGTTTTTCCACCTTCTGCCGTCGCTCAGCGCGCTCGAGAACATCGTGGTGCCCCTCGAGATCGCGGGTGCCGCCGATGCTTGGAGCAAGGGGCGCGCGTTGCTGGAGGAAGTGGGTCTTACCGATCGCGGGCACCACTACCCGTCGCAGCTTTCCGGGGGCGAGCAGCAACGAGTTGCCATCGCACGAGCGCTCGCAAACGATCCGCCGCTTCTCCTGGCGGACGAGCCGACCGGGAACCTCGACAGCACCAACGGCCGCCATGTCGTCGACCTGCTGATCGAGGTGAACCGTTCTCGAGGGACGACCATCGTCCTGGTGACGCATGATCGGGCTCTTGCCGGCCGCACCGACGTGACCCTGGAGATGCTGGACGGACGAACCGCAGTACGTGACCCGGAACCGGATTCGGCGCCTGCGCCCGCGGCCGCCGCGGGCGGGTAG
- a CDS encoding carbon starvation protein A, which yields MTVSPIAAAAVCLAAYILAYRVYARFLADRVFAIDPSRPTPAVTQTDDVDYVPANRFVLFGHQYASITGLSPMLGPAIAVIWGWLPAMIWVVAGAIFVGAVQDFGALVVSIRARGMSLGQITGNLVGRRGKTLFHLVIFFLIALAMGVFVHVIAVLFTADFYPESVLPSGLLMGIAIAMGIRVHRHGASVRTLTAIGLLLAPALILLGLRYPIIGPSLAQWKWLLLAYSFAASVLPVWLLLQPRDYINSLLLYVGVGAMYIGFVLTNPSFVAPAVDLDPPGAPAIVPFVFVVIACGAASGFHALVSSGTSAKQLASEGDARFVGYGAMIGESLLGLMAILACTAGFVSREAWLERYVSWQAADSLGNNIAAFVQGATHFLGSLGFPAAFAGTFVSVLVVSFALTSLDSATRLLRYNVSEMGQTLGVAALGNRYVASGVAVAAIWAFAFIQVEGEYAGLILWQLFGTTNQLLAGLALLAVTLYLLRRGKPIGWTGAPMLFMLASTLTVMSVNLTGFWSAGQWLLFATGATIFTLALWLAVEAAIAVHKFRRQPVIEGLEVELRDR from the coding sequence ATGACGGTCTCCCCCATCGCTGCCGCCGCCGTCTGCCTCGCCGCGTACATTCTGGCGTATCGCGTGTACGCCCGATTCCTCGCCGACCGCGTGTTCGCGATCGATCCCTCGCGACCCACGCCCGCCGTTACCCAGACCGACGATGTCGACTACGTCCCGGCGAACCGGTTCGTCCTGTTCGGCCACCAGTACGCGTCGATCACGGGCCTGTCACCCATGCTGGGTCCGGCCATAGCCGTTATCTGGGGTTGGCTGCCGGCAATGATCTGGGTGGTAGCCGGCGCCATCTTCGTCGGTGCGGTGCAGGACTTCGGGGCGCTGGTCGTCTCTATCCGGGCGCGCGGCATGTCACTCGGCCAGATAACCGGAAACCTCGTCGGCCGGCGCGGCAAGACGCTGTTCCACCTTGTGATCTTCTTCCTGATCGCGCTGGCAATGGGGGTCTTCGTCCACGTGATCGCGGTGCTGTTCACTGCCGACTTCTATCCGGAGTCCGTGCTCCCGAGCGGCCTGCTGATGGGCATCGCCATCGCGATGGGCATTCGTGTCCACCGGCACGGCGCCAGCGTCCGGACGTTGACCGCCATCGGCCTGCTGCTCGCGCCGGCCCTGATTCTGCTCGGGCTCCGCTATCCGATCATCGGCCCGTCGCTCGCCCAATGGAAGTGGCTCCTGCTCGCGTATTCGTTCGCCGCGAGCGTGCTGCCGGTCTGGCTGCTGCTGCAGCCGCGCGACTACATCAACAGCCTGCTGCTGTACGTGGGGGTCGGGGCGATGTACATCGGCTTCGTCCTGACGAATCCCTCGTTCGTCGCGCCGGCGGTCGATCTCGACCCGCCCGGCGCCCCGGCCATCGTGCCGTTCGTGTTCGTCGTCATCGCGTGCGGTGCGGCGAGCGGCTTCCATGCCCTGGTCTCTTCCGGCACGAGCGCGAAGCAGCTTGCGAGCGAGGGCGACGCGCGCTTCGTCGGGTACGGCGCGATGATCGGCGAGTCGCTTCTCGGGCTGATGGCCATTCTCGCCTGCACCGCCGGCTTCGTCTCGCGCGAAGCCTGGCTGGAGCGCTACGTAAGCTGGCAGGCAGCCGACAGCTTGGGAAACAACATCGCCGCCTTCGTGCAGGGCGCAACCCATTTCCTCGGCTCGCTCGGCTTCCCGGCCGCGTTCGCCGGGACGTTCGTCTCGGTGCTCGTCGTATCGTTCGCCCTCACCTCGCTCGACTCGGCCACGCGCCTGCTCCGCTACAACGTCTCGGAAATGGGCCAAACGCTCGGGGTCGCGGCGCTCGGCAACCGCTACGTCGCCTCGGGCGTCGCCGTCGCGGCCATCTGGGCGTTCGCGTTCATCCAGGTGGAGGGCGAGTACGCTGGACTGATCCTCTGGCAACTGTTCGGGACGACGAACCAGTTGCTCGCCGGCCTGGCCCTGCTCGCGGTGACGCTCTATCTGCTACGCCGCGGCAAACCCATCGGTTGGACCGGCGCCCCGATGCTCTTCATGCTGGCGTCGACCCTCACCGTCATGAGCGTGAACCTGACCGGCTTCTGGTCGGCAGGCCAGTGGCTGCTGTTCGCTACCGGCGCGACCATATTCACGCTCGCCCTCTGGTTGGCCGTCGAAGCGGCGATCGCCGTCCACAAGTTCCGGCGGCAGCCCGTGATCGAAGGCCTGGAGGTCGAACTCCGCGATCGCTGA
- a CDS encoding arylesterase has translation MRFVPTALLVAGMTACGAAPPESVVPSAFRTAPDATETGRRSAPEPPVGPRPRVVILGDSLTAGLGLPEHEAFPARLQARVDAAGWPIEIAPRGVSGDTTAGGLRRLDWAIDGDVHMLVVALGGNDGLRGLPVEQMHDNLAAIVDRAGERDIAVVLAGMEAPPNFGAIYTSQFREVFRTLAETRDVVLIPFLLEGVAGEPDLNQRDGIHPNAAGAERVASHLWSTLEPLLAEIATGSAVRLEGAQ, from the coding sequence ATGCGGTTCGTCCCGACAGCGTTGCTCGTCGCGGGGATGACCGCGTGCGGGGCGGCCCCGCCGGAGAGTGTTGTTCCATCGGCGTTCCGGACCGCTCCGGACGCCACGGAGACAGGGCGGCGATCCGCTCCGGAACCTCCCGTCGGCCCACGTCCTCGCGTGGTGATCCTCGGCGACTCGCTTACCGCGGGCCTCGGCCTGCCGGAGCACGAAGCGTTTCCGGCGCGTCTGCAGGCGCGCGTGGACGCCGCGGGTTGGCCGATCGAGATCGCGCCGCGCGGCGTGTCGGGTGATACGACGGCGGGTGGCTTGCGGCGGCTTGATTGGGCGATAGACGGCGATGTCCACATGCTGGTGGTGGCCCTGGGAGGGAACGACGGACTGCGCGGGCTGCCGGTCGAGCAGATGCATGACAACCTTGCGGCCATAGTCGATCGCGCCGGGGAGCGCGATATCGCGGTGGTGCTGGCCGGGATGGAGGCGCCGCCGAACTTCGGCGCCATCTATACGTCTCAGTTCCGGGAGGTGTTTCGGACGCTGGCAGAGACGCGCGACGTCGTATTGATACCGTTCCTGCTGGAAGGGGTGGCGGGCGAGCCGGACCTGAACCAGCGCGACGGAATTCATCCGAACGCGGCCGGAGCAGAACGGGTTGCCTCGCATCTCTGGTCGACGCTGGAGCCGCTGCTGGCGGAGATCGCCACCGGGTCGGCAGTGCGGCTCGAGGGTGCACAATGA
- a CDS encoding DNA helicase yields MSAQRRDTIRSLLREFYVAPYRGAVARARRDEDDLFMLFVFAELMGVPNPATYYTLELQPLLLERFHEWHQRMGMEHSPLDHFRCC; encoded by the coding sequence ATGAGCGCCCAACGTCGCGACACGATCCGGTCGCTGCTTCGGGAGTTCTACGTGGCGCCTTACCGAGGCGCCGTGGCGCGGGCGCGCCGTGACGAAGACGACCTCTTCATGCTGTTCGTCTTCGCCGAGCTGATGGGCGTGCCGAACCCGGCGACTTACTACACGCTGGAGTTGCAGCCGCTCCTGCTCGAGCGGTTCCACGAGTGGCATCAACGCATGGGCATGGAACACTCGCCGCTCGACCATTTCCGCTGCTGCTGA
- a CDS encoding carbon starvation protein A: MNAVVLAAIGLVAIFSGYRFYSKFMAEKIYQLDPDFETPSHAMRDDIDYVPTNRFVLWGHHFTAVAGAAPIIGPSIAVVWGWLPAFLWVVLGTMFFAGVHDFGAIWASVRNKALSVGSLTGEVVSHRARNLFMIVVFFLLLMVNAVFAVAIAGEFINTPASVIPAWTAVVVAVAIGILLYKVGVGITWPTVLGTIILYAVIYLGELFPIALAPMGGIAPAAQWILILFAYAAVASMLPVWLLLQPRDYINGIQLFVGLGILYGAVLLAAPSVVAPAINPNVPPATPPLMPLLFVTIACGAISGFHGLVSSGTTSKQLNKETDARFVGYLGSLGEGALAIVAIIAVTAGFSMAEWQSSYANAESFGAVGGISAFVEGGSRIAANGLGMPLGFAQTLLAVMAVLFAGTTMDAGVRLQRYIVQEWGAIYSIPPLQNGYVATAIAVGACLVLAFGAGGADGSGGMIIWPLFGTTNQLLAGLTLLVISVMLVQRRRPARYTLIPMVFVTTMALLSALYQLSSLYTEGNYLLVAIDVIIIITAIFVMLEAASALMRERRAAAGMAAS, from the coding sequence ATGAACGCTGTCGTGCTTGCCGCGATCGGCCTCGTGGCGATCTTCTCGGGCTACCGCTTCTACTCGAAGTTCATGGCCGAGAAGATCTACCAGCTTGACCCGGACTTCGAGACGCCGTCGCACGCGATGCGCGACGACATCGACTACGTCCCCACCAACCGGTTCGTGCTCTGGGGCCACCACTTCACCGCGGTGGCTGGTGCGGCGCCGATCATCGGGCCGAGCATCGCCGTCGTCTGGGGCTGGCTGCCCGCCTTTCTCTGGGTGGTGCTCGGAACCATGTTCTTCGCGGGCGTGCATGACTTCGGCGCAATCTGGGCGAGCGTGCGGAACAAGGCGCTCTCGGTCGGCTCGCTGACCGGCGAAGTCGTGAGCCATCGAGCCCGCAACCTCTTCATGATCGTCGTCTTCTTCCTTTTGCTGATGGTGAACGCGGTTTTCGCGGTGGCCATCGCGGGCGAGTTCATCAATACCCCAGCGAGTGTCATTCCCGCGTGGACCGCCGTCGTGGTGGCGGTCGCCATCGGCATTCTCCTCTACAAGGTGGGGGTCGGCATAACCTGGCCGACGGTTCTCGGAACCATCATCCTGTATGCCGTCATTTATCTGGGCGAGCTCTTCCCCATCGCACTCGCCCCGATGGGCGGCATCGCCCCCGCGGCCCAGTGGATCCTGATCCTGTTCGCGTATGCCGCAGTTGCCTCGATGCTGCCAGTCTGGCTGCTGCTGCAGCCGCGCGACTATATCAACGGCATTCAACTCTTCGTCGGACTCGGCATCCTGTACGGCGCGGTCCTCCTCGCCGCCCCGAGCGTTGTTGCGCCGGCGATCAACCCGAACGTGCCGCCGGCGACGCCGCCGCTGATGCCGCTGCTGTTCGTCACGATCGCCTGTGGCGCAATCTCCGGGTTCCACGGCCTGGTCAGTTCCGGCACCACATCGAAACAGCTCAACAAAGAGACTGACGCGCGTTTCGTCGGCTACCTAGGGTCGTTGGGCGAAGGCGCCCTTGCCATCGTTGCCATCATCGCGGTTACCGCCGGCTTCAGCATGGCGGAGTGGCAGTCCTCGTACGCCAATGCCGAGAGCTTCGGCGCGGTGGGCGGCATCAGCGCGTTTGTGGAAGGCGGGTCGCGCATCGCGGCCAATGGGCTCGGCATGCCGCTTGGGTTCGCCCAGACGCTGCTTGCCGTCATGGCCGTGCTGTTTGCCGGCACGACGATGGATGCCGGGGTCCGCCTGCAGCGCTACATCGTGCAGGAGTGGGGCGCAATCTACAGCATTCCACCGCTTCAGAACGGCTACGTCGCGACCGCAATCGCGGTGGGGGCGTGCCTCGTGCTGGCGTTCGGCGCGGGCGGCGCCGACGGCAGCGGCGGCATGATCATCTGGCCGCTCTTCGGTACCACGAACCAGCTGCTCGCGGGGCTGACGCTGCTCGTAATCAGTGTGATGCTGGTGCAGCGCCGCCGCCCCGCACGCTACACCCTGATCCCGATGGTGTTCGTCACGACGATGGCTCTGCTGAGTGCGCTCTACCAGCTCAGCAGCCTGTACACCGAGGGCAACTACCTGCTGGTGGCGATCGATGTCATCATCATCATCACGGCGATCTTCGTCATGCTCGAAGCCGCATCCGCCCTGATGCGCGAACGACGGGCGGCGGCGGGCATGGCGGCTTCATAG
- a CDS encoding ArsA family ATPase, whose translation MPYDPLAHQLLFVGGKGGVGKTTTAAAIALAAAERGRRCLVVSTDPAHSLGDIFERAIGDSETALAPNLTGLEVDPDAAATAHIQTVSTQMKRLVHPRLYDEIDRQMALAREAPGAVEAALLERVASLMGEAGARFDMVVFDTAPSGHTVRLLTLPDVMAAWMDGLLRQRDRASRLGKMLGHLGGGRVQGDDLSLIDEAADHPPDSPEARVTALLHARRRTFVRARERLLDTERTAFLLVVNPDRLSILESRRIVDTLGRFDLPVAALVVNRVLPETADASGSFFEDRRNQEQAYVREIAGAFAPLPRIVVPLGPRDVHGIDALRDLGAHLCAT comes from the coding sequence ATGCCGTACGACCCGCTGGCGCACCAGCTTCTCTTCGTCGGCGGCAAGGGTGGCGTCGGCAAGACGACGACGGCGGCAGCCATCGCGCTGGCTGCAGCGGAGCGTGGCCGGCGCTGCCTGGTTGTATCGACCGACCCCGCGCATTCGCTCGGTGACATCTTCGAACGGGCGATCGGGGATAGTGAAACGGCGCTCGCGCCCAATCTGACCGGCCTCGAGGTCGATCCGGACGCCGCCGCCACGGCGCACATCCAGACGGTGTCGACGCAGATGAAGCGGCTGGTCCACCCGCGCCTCTACGACGAAATAGACCGCCAGATGGCGCTCGCCCGGGAAGCACCGGGGGCCGTCGAGGCCGCTCTGCTGGAACGCGTGGCCTCGCTGATGGGTGAAGCGGGCGCGCGTTTCGACATGGTGGTGTTCGACACCGCTCCGAGCGGCCACACGGTGCGGTTGCTGACGCTGCCGGACGTGATGGCGGCCTGGATGGACGGCCTGCTTCGACAACGCGATCGTGCGTCGCGCCTCGGCAAGATGCTGGGGCACCTCGGTGGGGGCCGGGTGCAGGGAGACGACCTCTCGCTGATCGACGAGGCCGCGGATCATCCCCCCGACAGTCCGGAGGCGCGCGTGACGGCACTGCTGCACGCGCGCCGGCGCACGTTCGTGCGAGCACGTGAGCGACTGCTCGACACCGAACGGACCGCGTTCCTGCTGGTCGTCAACCCGGACCGTCTCTCGATACTGGAGAGCCGCCGAATCGTCGATACGCTGGGGCGATTCGACCTGCCGGTCGCGGCGCTGGTCGTCAACCGCGTCCTCCCCGAAACGGCCGACGCGTCCGGGTCGTTCTTCGAGGACCGGAGAAACCAGGAGCAGGCCTACGTGCGGGAAATCGCCGGCGCGTTCGCGCCACTCCCGCGCATCGTCGTCCCGCTCGGGCCGCGTGACGTGCACGGTATCGACGCGCTGCGCGATCTGGGCGCGCACCTTTGCGCCACATGA